In the Streptomyces formicae genome, one interval contains:
- a CDS encoding DUF4157 domain-containing protein, producing the protein MHHHDHTRAAGTERPRGPARRPGDASPAGLLGLQRGAGNAAVVQLLRQAGHPGAREEPQVQRSTVHDVLRSAGKALDDTTRTDMETRLGADFSDVRLHTDAAAKASAAEVGARAYTSGSHVVIGEGGADRHTLAHELTHVIQQRQGPVAGTDNGSGLSVSDPSDRFEREAEANAHRALSADAPATAALSREANAGAAHATTDVQRYASGRVKSLVSEQDEGPYFESQAPQGTLVEDPDRVGKHSVNHLDARTHDPFQQDVTEESGQDRPAGEHGLPLRVAGDGTMAVHDTEREPKEFYATQAVIDASNEALWGANGVGSKYRLVARGAQISVQSPADGRSVVLKRVQPEARNNPTNAASGFANLLKSECIDVARELMGGGRQTDVVLADQDVRPWEDATVDSVAGDLADHVDAPDAATPERYGGALREHPGAMDAASADLGVNKAAAPQVGEGFTTVSLGQSDKLDFADSATPTERPQDIWGFHFAGVAAISADGQDRVTLENYTRTGNSGDALKALLPKLVEQFKAKTAIPLLRPGGKPLPRGSEMDQVNKLLQGLAGNVQQGTQEFMRLSAAKDEWNSKWFFRMYGSGAGQTFHEQQYDSGRGDFVNPLTLRVRKRRQQPTES; encoded by the coding sequence TTGCACCACCACGACCACACCAGAGCCGCCGGGACCGAGAGGCCCCGGGGCCCGGCCCGCAGGCCGGGGGACGCGTCACCCGCGGGGCTCCTCGGTCTGCAGCGCGGCGCGGGCAACGCCGCCGTGGTCCAACTGCTGCGCCAGGCCGGTCACCCGGGCGCCCGCGAGGAGCCGCAGGTCCAGCGCTCCACCGTCCACGACGTCCTGCGCTCCGCGGGCAAGGCCCTCGACGACACGACCCGCACCGACATGGAGACCCGGCTCGGCGCGGACTTCTCCGACGTACGCCTGCACACCGACGCCGCCGCGAAGGCATCCGCGGCCGAGGTGGGCGCCCGCGCCTACACCTCGGGCAGCCACGTCGTCATCGGCGAGGGCGGCGCCGACCGGCACACCCTCGCCCATGAGCTGACCCACGTCATCCAGCAGCGGCAGGGCCCGGTGGCAGGCACGGACAACGGTTCGGGGCTGAGCGTCTCCGACCCCTCCGACCGCTTCGAGCGCGAGGCGGAGGCCAACGCCCACCGTGCGCTGTCGGCCGACGCCCCCGCGACGGCGGCCCTGTCGCGGGAGGCGAACGCGGGCGCCGCACACGCCACCACCGACGTCCAGCGGTACGCCAGCGGCCGGGTCAAGAGCCTGGTCAGCGAGCAGGACGAGGGCCCCTACTTCGAGTCGCAGGCACCGCAGGGCACCCTGGTCGAGGACCCGGACCGCGTCGGCAAGCACTCGGTGAACCACCTCGACGCCCGCACCCACGACCCGTTCCAGCAGGACGTGACCGAGGAGAGCGGGCAGGACCGGCCCGCGGGAGAGCACGGCCTGCCGCTCAGGGTCGCGGGCGACGGAACGATGGCCGTGCACGACACCGAGCGCGAGCCGAAGGAGTTCTACGCGACGCAGGCCGTCATCGACGCCAGCAACGAGGCCCTGTGGGGCGCGAACGGCGTCGGGAGCAAGTACCGCCTCGTGGCGCGCGGAGCCCAGATCTCCGTACAGAGCCCGGCGGACGGTCGCTCCGTCGTCCTCAAGCGCGTGCAGCCCGAGGCACGGAACAACCCCACGAACGCCGCGTCGGGCTTCGCGAACCTGCTGAAGTCCGAATGCATCGACGTGGCCCGCGAGTTGATGGGCGGCGGCAGGCAGACGGACGTCGTCCTCGCGGACCAGGACGTCAGGCCCTGGGAGGACGCCACCGTCGACTCCGTGGCGGGCGACCTCGCCGACCACGTCGACGCACCCGACGCGGCCACCCCCGAGCGGTACGGCGGCGCCCTGCGCGAGCACCCCGGCGCGATGGACGCCGCCTCGGCGGACCTCGGCGTGAACAAGGCCGCGGCCCCCCAGGTGGGCGAGGGCTTCACCACCGTCTCCCTGGGCCAGAGCGACAAGCTCGACTTCGCCGACTCCGCCACCCCCACGGAACGGCCGCAGGACATCTGGGGCTTCCACTTCGCGGGCGTGGCGGCGATCAGCGCGGACGGCCAGGACCGCGTCACCCTGGAGAACTACACCAGGACCGGCAACTCGGGCGACGCGCTCAAGGCCCTCCTCCCCAAGCTGGTCGAGCAGTTCAAGGCGAAGACCGCCATCCCGCTGCTGCGCCCCGGCGGCAAGCCGCTGCCCCGCGGCTCGGAGATGGACCAGGTGAACAAGCTGCTCCAGGGCCTCGCGGGGAACGTGCAGCAGGGCACCCAGGAGTTCATGCGCCTGTCCGCGGCGAAGGACGAGTGGAACAGCAAGTGGTTCTTCCGCATGTACGGGTCGGGCGCGGGCCAGACCTTCCACGAGCAGCAGTACGACAGCGGCAGGGGTGACTTCGTGAACCCCCTGACACTGCGCGTCCGCAAGCGGCGACAGCAGCCGACGGAGTCCTGA
- a CDS encoding STAS domain-containing protein, which produces MADSEENLIRIAGPLRPGDVPPLCEQVAAARHGPGGSDVICDVTDVTTADLSTVDAIARLHLAARRAGGRIRLRNPAPALLALLGLVGIVELLGLVVEVEGNAEQREPPRGVQEAVEAGDTAL; this is translated from the coding sequence GTGGCCGATTCCGAAGAGAACCTCATCCGCATCGCCGGGCCGCTGCGCCCGGGCGATGTCCCGCCCCTGTGCGAACAGGTCGCCGCCGCCCGGCACGGGCCCGGCGGCAGCGACGTGATCTGTGACGTCACCGACGTCACCACCGCCGACCTGTCGACCGTCGACGCCATCGCCCGGCTGCACCTCGCCGCCCGCAGGGCCGGGGGCCGGATCCGGCTCAGGAACCCCGCCCCCGCCCTGCTCGCCCTGCTCGGGCTCGTCGGGATCGTCGAACTCCTCGGGCTAGTCGTCGAGGTGGAGGGGAACGCCGAACAGCGGGAACCACCGCGGGGTGTCCAGGAAGCAGTGGAAGCCGGCGATACGGCCCTCTGA
- a CDS encoding sigma-70 family RNA polymerase sigma factor, giving the protein MSDIAGTTTDLESTLEKYRVELTGYCYRMLGSAFEAEDAVQDTMVRAWRSFEKFEGRSSVRSWLYRIATNVCLDMLNAGNRRARPMDLTAAAPLAQAALTPRPDNTWLEPMPDARVLPTLHDPAEAAVAKESVRLAFVAALQNLPPKQRAVLILREVLAWKASEVAELIDTSVASVNSALQRARATLAERPEDDTAVSNPLDEEQQKLLERYVAAFEGYDMTALTALLAEDAVMTMPPFDLWLRGTEDITGFMTTLGASCANSRLLPVNVNGTPGFAHYKPDPDKGGFMPWAIQVIEISEGRIAGFHCFLDTPRWFPLFGVPLHLDD; this is encoded by the coding sequence ATGAGCGACATCGCAGGGACGACGACCGATCTGGAAAGCACGCTGGAGAAGTACCGCGTCGAGCTGACGGGGTACTGCTACCGGATGCTGGGCTCGGCCTTCGAGGCCGAGGACGCCGTGCAGGACACGATGGTGCGCGCCTGGCGCAGCTTCGAGAAGTTCGAGGGCCGCTCCAGCGTCCGCTCGTGGCTCTACCGCATCGCGACGAACGTCTGCCTGGACATGCTGAACGCGGGCAACCGCCGCGCCCGTCCCATGGACCTGACCGCCGCCGCCCCGCTGGCCCAGGCCGCGCTCACCCCGCGCCCCGACAACACCTGGCTCGAACCGATGCCGGACGCGCGCGTGCTCCCCACCCTGCACGACCCGGCCGAGGCCGCCGTCGCCAAGGAGTCGGTGCGCCTGGCGTTCGTCGCCGCCCTGCAGAACCTGCCGCCCAAGCAGCGGGCCGTGCTGATCCTGCGCGAGGTCCTCGCGTGGAAGGCCAGCGAGGTCGCCGAGCTGATCGACACCTCCGTCGCCTCGGTGAACAGCGCGCTCCAAAGGGCCCGCGCCACCCTCGCCGAGCGGCCCGAGGACGACACCGCCGTCTCGAACCCGCTGGACGAGGAGCAGCAGAAGCTCCTGGAGCGCTACGTAGCCGCCTTCGAGGGGTACGACATGACGGCGCTGACCGCGCTCCTCGCCGAGGACGCCGTCATGACGATGCCGCCGTTCGACCTGTGGCTGCGCGGCACCGAGGACATCACGGGCTTCATGACCACCCTCGGCGCCTCGTGCGCCAACAGCCGCCTGCTGCCGGTGAACGTGAACGGCACCCCGGGCTTCGCCCACTACAAGCCCGACCCCGACAAGGGCGGCTTCATGCCCTGGGCGATCCAGGTCATCGAGATCTCAGAGGGCCGTATCGCCGGCTTCCACTGCTTCCTGGACACCCCGCGGTGGTTCCCGCTGTTCGGCGTTCCCCTCCACCTCGACGACTAG
- a CDS encoding MFS transporter: protein MPAASTGASATHAVALTPSSPDTETDTRLTPGGPGYRRMSFALFLAGVATFALLYSTQALLPLVSADFGVSASTASWTVSAATGALALCVLPLSALSERFGRRAVMTASLTVAVVVGLLVPFAPSVEVLIALRAVQGAALAGLPASAMAFLAEEVRPKALVAAIGMFVAGNSIGGMSGRVITGWVAQAWGWRAAVGVVGVIAVLCALAFRALLPAPRHFTPGSLSPRSLARTVRTHLSDPLLCRLYAIGALFMTVFGAVYTVIGYRLTEAPFSLPQGLIGSIFLVYLVGTVSSAAAGKLVARLGRRGALYLAVSTTAGGLLLSLSPSLVMVLLGLVLITAGFFAGHAVASSSVSRTATTGRAQASALYQSAYYLGSSAGGTLGAVAFHAGGWGGTVGLGILAVLGVVSVTVWGSHAARVRERRGLMAAAH, encoded by the coding sequence ATGCCTGCTGCCAGTACAGGGGCGTCCGCCACCCATGCGGTCGCCCTCACCCCGTCGTCCCCCGACACCGAGACCGACACGCGCCTGACCCCCGGCGGGCCCGGCTACCGCCGCATGAGCTTCGCGCTCTTCCTCGCGGGCGTCGCGACGTTCGCGCTCCTCTACTCCACGCAGGCCCTCCTGCCCCTGGTCTCCGCCGACTTCGGCGTGAGCGCGAGCACGGCGAGCTGGACGGTGTCGGCGGCGACCGGCGCACTGGCCCTCTGCGTCCTGCCCCTGAGCGCGCTCAGCGAGCGGTTCGGGCGGCGCGCGGTGATGACCGCCTCGCTGACCGTCGCCGTGGTGGTCGGGCTCCTCGTCCCCTTCGCGCCCTCGGTCGAGGTGCTCATCGCGCTGCGTGCCGTGCAGGGCGCGGCGCTCGCGGGGCTGCCCGCGTCCGCGATGGCGTTCCTCGCCGAGGAGGTGCGGCCCAAGGCGCTCGTCGCCGCGATCGGCATGTTCGTGGCGGGCAACTCCATCGGCGGCATGAGCGGACGCGTCATCACGGGCTGGGTCGCGCAGGCCTGGGGCTGGCGCGCGGCGGTCGGCGTGGTGGGCGTCATCGCGGTGCTCTGCGCCCTCGCCTTCCGCGCGCTGCTGCCCGCGCCCCGGCACTTCACCCCGGGCTCGCTCAGCCCCAGGTCCCTCGCGCGTACGGTGCGTACGCATCTGTCCGACCCGCTCCTGTGCAGGCTGTACGCGATCGGGGCGCTCTTCATGACCGTGTTCGGCGCGGTCTACACGGTGATCGGCTACCGGCTCACCGAGGCGCCCTTCTCCCTCCCGCAGGGCCTCATCGGCTCGATCTTCCTCGTCTACCTCGTGGGGACGGTCTCCTCGGCCGCGGCAGGGAAGCTGGTGGCCAGGCTCGGGCGGCGCGGGGCGCTGTACCTCGCGGTGAGCACGACGGCGGGCGGCCTGCTGCTCTCCCTCTCCCCCTCGCTGGTCATGGTCCTGCTCGGGCTCGTGCTGATCACGGCGGGCTTCTTCGCGGGCCACGCGGTCGCGTCGTCGTCGGTGAGCCGCACGGCCACGACCGGGCGCGCGCAGGCGTCCGCGCTCTACCAGTCCGCGTACTACCTGGGCTCCAGCGCGGGCGGCACGCTCGGCGCCGTCGCCTTCCACGCGGGCGGCTGGGGCGGCACGGTGGGGCTCGGCATCCTCGCGGTGCTCGGCGTCGTGTCGGTCACCGTGTGGGGCTCGCACGCGGCCCGGGTGCGGGAGCGGCGCGGCCTGATGGCCGCCGCGCACTGA
- a CDS encoding LysR family transcriptional regulator: MPHQQRSAPRLSRDSDAEDIVTLLAPRLAYFAGVARTEHVTRAAQEMGIPQSTLSRALVRLERDLGVDLFARRGRTVSLTPAGRTFLGSVERALGEVERAAESVRADADPATGKVAFGFLHTMGSETVPGLLRAFRADHPRVRFSLVQNYGEAMLERLRAGELDLCLTSPVPDAPDLVARRLDEQRLRLVVPDDHRLATRKRVRLAEAADEAFVTLEPGYGLRRITDDLCQEAGFKPRVAFEGEEAETLRGLVAAGLGVALLPPPAVRRPGVVELTVTGQRAVREIGVAWLGGHPDTPPVAAFKSFLLSRKGRLLQQGLSSQPGPGGVSSLSGD; encoded by the coding sequence ATGCCGCATCAGCAGAGGTCAGCGCCGCGCCTGTCACGTGACAGTGACGCGGAGGACATCGTGACGCTGCTCGCGCCGCGCCTCGCGTACTTCGCGGGGGTCGCCCGCACCGAGCACGTCACGCGCGCCGCGCAGGAGATGGGGATCCCCCAGTCGACGCTCTCCCGCGCACTCGTACGCCTGGAGAGGGACCTCGGCGTCGACCTGTTCGCGCGCCGCGGCCGCACGGTCTCGCTCACCCCGGCGGGCCGCACCTTCCTCGGCTCGGTCGAGCGCGCGCTCGGCGAGGTGGAGCGCGCCGCCGAGTCGGTCAGGGCGGACGCCGACCCGGCGACCGGCAAGGTCGCCTTCGGCTTCCTGCACACCATGGGTTCGGAGACGGTCCCCGGTCTGCTCCGCGCCTTCCGCGCCGACCACCCGCGCGTCCGCTTCAGCCTCGTGCAGAACTACGGCGAGGCGATGCTCGAACGCCTGCGCGCGGGCGAGCTCGACCTCTGCCTCACCTCACCGGTGCCCGACGCCCCCGACCTGGTCGCCCGCCGCCTGGACGAGCAGCGCCTGCGCCTGGTGGTCCCCGACGACCACCGCCTCGCCACCCGCAAGCGCGTCCGCCTGGCCGAGGCGGCCGACGAGGCGTTCGTGACCCTGGAGCCCGGCTACGGCCTGCGCCGCATCACCGACGACCTCTGCCAGGAGGCGGGCTTCAAGCCCCGCGTGGCCTTCGAGGGCGAGGAGGCCGAGACCCTGCGCGGCCTGGTCGCGGCGGGCCTCGGCGTGGCTCTGCTGCCCCCACCTGCCGTACGCCGCCCGGGAGTTGTGGAACTGACGGTGACGGGCCAACGAGCGGTCCGCGAGATCGGTGTGGCGTGGCTGGGCGGCCACCCGGACACGCCTCCGGTGGCGGCCTTCAAGAGCTTCTTGCTGAGCAGAAAGGGCCGCCTGTTGCAGCAGGGGCTTTCTTCGCAGCCTGGCCCCGGTGGTGTTTCCAGCCTGTCCGGCGATTGA
- a CDS encoding alpha/beta hydrolase: protein MAQQGTTGPAGTARLGRVIGTGPSAVSGVVLLLPGGTETSTRKPSPLAAGGVRALGRRLAQDGRDAGLATHVVHYGCRGWNGAQAQLARDATWAVEEIVRLYGDVPVCLAGVDMGGRAALRAGGHEAVNSVLALAPWLPEDDVAAPPEPVKQLVGRRVLVVHGTNDERTDPELSFRLAERAKKVNRDVCRFEVHSDGHRLHQHQAEVLALASDFVMGVLFGADFARPLEDALAAPPPLGLRMPLASGFGQSLRR from the coding sequence ATGGCACAGCAAGGGACGACAGGCCCTGCGGGCACGGCGAGGCTCGGGCGCGTGATCGGGACGGGGCCCTCGGCGGTGAGCGGAGTGGTGCTCCTGCTGCCCGGCGGCACCGAGACGTCCACCCGCAAGCCGTCGCCGCTCGCCGCGGGCGGCGTGCGCGCCCTTGGCCGCAGGCTCGCCCAGGACGGCCGCGACGCGGGGCTCGCCACGCACGTCGTGCACTACGGCTGCCGGGGGTGGAACGGGGCGCAGGCGCAGCTGGCGCGCGACGCGACCTGGGCGGTGGAGGAGATCGTACGGCTCTACGGCGATGTCCCCGTCTGCCTGGCCGGGGTCGACATGGGCGGCCGCGCGGCGCTCCGCGCGGGTGGGCACGAAGCGGTCAACTCCGTTCTGGCGCTGGCCCCTTGGCTGCCCGAGGACGACGTGGCCGCGCCGCCCGAGCCGGTCAAGCAGCTCGTGGGGCGCCGGGTCCTGGTCGTGCACGGCACGAACGACGAACGGACCGATCCCGAGCTGTCGTTCCGGCTCGCGGAGCGGGCGAAGAAGGTGAACCGGGACGTGTGCCGGTTCGAAGTCCACTCCGACGGGCATCGGTTGCACCAGCACCAGGCCGAAGTGCTCGCTCTCGCCTCGGACTTCGTGATGGGGGTGTTGTTCGGGGCGGATTTCGCGCGGCCGTTGGAGGACGCGTTGGCGGCTCCGCCGCCGTTGGGGTTGCGCATGCCGCTTGCCTCCGGCTTCGGGCAGTCGCTTCGACGGTGA
- a CDS encoding adenosine deaminase, which produces MTSQTHTTGHTDRETPSAEQIRRAPKVLLHDHLDGGLRPGTIVDLARENGYEGLPETDPDKLGIWFREAADSGSLERYLETFAHTCAVMQTKDALRRVAAECAEDLAEDGVVYAEIRYAPEQHLESGLTLEEVVEAVNEGFREGERRAKANGHRIRVGALLTAMRHAARALEIAELANRYRDLGVVGFDIAGAEAGFPPTRHLDAFEFLKRENNHFTIHAGEAFGLPSIWQALQWCGADRLGHGVRIIDDIEVAEDGTVQLGRLASYVRDKRIPLELCPSSNLQTGAATSYAEHPIGLLRKLHFRATVNTDNRLMSGTSMSREFEHLVGTFGYTLDDMQWFTVNAMKSAFIPFDERLAMINDVVKPGYAELKSEWLFRQTVSTSTSVGN; this is translated from the coding sequence ATGACGAGCCAGACACACACGACCGGTCACACGGACCGTGAAACGCCCAGCGCCGAACAGATCCGCCGTGCCCCGAAGGTGCTCCTGCACGACCACCTCGACGGCGGCCTGCGCCCCGGCACGATCGTCGACCTCGCCCGCGAGAACGGGTACGAGGGACTGCCCGAGACCGACCCCGACAAGCTCGGGATCTGGTTCCGCGAGGCGGCCGACTCCGGCTCCCTGGAGCGGTACCTGGAGACCTTCGCGCACACCTGCGCCGTGATGCAGACGAAGGACGCCCTCCGGCGCGTGGCCGCCGAGTGCGCCGAGGACCTCGCCGAGGACGGCGTGGTCTACGCCGAGATCCGGTACGCCCCCGAGCAGCACCTGGAGAGCGGCCTCACCCTCGAAGAGGTCGTCGAGGCGGTCAACGAGGGCTTCCGCGAGGGCGAGCGCCGCGCGAAGGCGAACGGCCACCGCATCCGAGTGGGCGCGCTGCTCACCGCCATGCGGCACGCGGCCCGCGCCCTGGAGATCGCCGAACTCGCCAACCGCTACCGCGATCTGGGCGTCGTCGGCTTCGACATCGCGGGCGCCGAGGCCGGGTTCCCGCCCACCCGCCACCTCGACGCGTTCGAGTTCCTCAAGCGCGAGAACAACCACTTCACCATCCACGCGGGCGAGGCCTTCGGCCTGCCGTCGATCTGGCAGGCCCTCCAGTGGTGCGGCGCCGACCGGCTCGGCCACGGCGTGCGCATCATCGACGACATCGAGGTCGCGGAGGACGGCACGGTCCAGCTCGGCCGCCTCGCCTCGTACGTGCGCGACAAGCGCATTCCGCTGGAGCTCTGCCCGAGTTCCAACCTGCAGACGGGCGCCGCGACTTCGTACGCCGAGCACCCGATCGGGCTGCTGCGCAAGCTGCACTTCCGCGCGACGGTGAACACCGACAACCGGCTGATGTCCGGCACCAGCATGAGCCGCGAATTCGAGCACCTGGTCGGCACGTTCGGCTACACGCTCGACGACATGCAGTGGTTCACTGTCAATGCGATGAAATCAGCATTCATTCCTTTCGATGAACGACTGGCCATGATCAACGACGTGGTCAAGCCCGGTTATGCCGAGCTGAAGTCCGAATGGCTGTTCCGCCAGACCGTCTCGACCAGCACTTCTGTCGGGAACTAG
- a CDS encoding ATP-binding protein, which translates to MKQSAAKTLGVAALGAAFAAAGAGAATAAPAVPDAAAALGTVSSVLPLDQAAKTLPAGGPESLAAGQNALTGALAGVEKPGDPVSGLIGGLPVGSATGALPGALPLG; encoded by the coding sequence ATGAAGCAGTCTGCCGCCAAGACCCTCGGTGTCGCCGCTCTCGGTGCCGCTTTCGCCGCCGCCGGCGCGGGTGCCGCCACCGCCGCTCCCGCCGTCCCCGACGCCGCCGCTGCCCTGGGCACCGTCTCCTCCGTGCTTCCGCTGGACCAGGCGGCCAAGACCCTCCCCGCCGGTGGCCCCGAGTCCCTGGCCGCCGGGCAGAACGCGCTCACCGGCGCTCTGGCCGGCGTCGAGAAGCCCGGCGACCCGGTCTCCGGCCTGATCGGCGGCCTGCCCGTCGGCAGCGCGACCGGCGCCCTCCCCGGTGCCCTGCCGCTCGGCTGA
- a CDS encoding PspC domain-containing protein, with protein sequence MTALARPTHGRMIGGVCAALAKRFGTSSTTMRVIFVLSCLLPGPQFLLYIALWFLLPSEDKAARRAW encoded by the coding sequence ATGACCGCCCTTGCCCGCCCCACCCACGGCCGGATGATCGGCGGAGTGTGCGCAGCTCTGGCCAAGCGCTTCGGCACGTCCTCGACGACGATGCGCGTGATCTTCGTGCTCTCCTGCCTGCTGCCGGGACCGCAGTTCCTGCTCTACATCGCGCTCTGGTTCCTGCTGCCCTCCGAGGACAAGGCCGCACGCCGGGCCTGGTGA
- a CDS encoding VanZ family protein, producing MGSVRQGSGGRTAAIRFRAAGGFLLAAHLLLVGWITLRPLDVPWMSAANLEPLAGIKADLALGGFQATRRIGEALLLLAPLGILLPLAGGRLVVSPWGSLVRTVAAGALLSLGIELLQTGVPGQVVDIDSLLLNTLGVALAHVAVVPATRGWLRRRKDPGLFAALPREDLSQGPTPTIPRVGIAP from the coding sequence TTGGGGAGCGTGCGTCAAGGCTCGGGCGGCCGTACTGCCGCCATCCGCTTCCGTGCGGCGGGGGGATTCCTCCTCGCCGCACATCTTCTGCTCGTCGGGTGGATCACGCTGCGTCCGCTGGACGTCCCCTGGATGAGCGCCGCGAACCTGGAGCCGCTCGCCGGGATCAAGGCGGATCTCGCGCTCGGCGGCTTCCAGGCGACCCGCAGGATCGGCGAGGCGCTGCTGCTGCTCGCCCCGCTCGGCATACTCCTCCCGCTGGCCGGGGGGCGGCTCGTGGTGTCGCCGTGGGGTTCCCTGGTGCGAACGGTGGCCGCGGGAGCGCTGCTCTCGCTGGGCATCGAGCTGTTGCAGACCGGGGTCCCCGGGCAGGTCGTCGACATCGACTCGCTGCTCCTGAACACCCTCGGGGTGGCCCTCGCGCATGTCGCCGTGGTGCCCGCGACCAGGGGCTGGCTCCGCCGTCGTAAGGATCCGGGGCTGTTCGCGGCCCTCCCCCGGGAGGACCTCTCTCAGGGTCCGACCCCGACGATTCCCAGGGTCGGTATCGCACCGTAG
- a CDS encoding sensor histidine kinase yields the protein MTKPHDKLRGWAAARKAILAGLRFTSLRLRLVVVFGLVALTAAVSASGIAYWLNREAVLTRAQDAALKDFRQQMQTRAGALQTHPSQEELQSAAGQMATSSQRYSVLLVAAKKGGGQIVGYSDLDEFTLAKVPGSLQKAVNKEQPVTSGNKSTYHLYWQRTVVHGTPYLVGGAKVNGGGPTGYMLKSLEPEAKDLSSLGWSLAIATGLALIGSALLAQAAATTVLKPVHRLGVAARRLGEGKLDTRLRVSGTDELADLSRTFNSTAESLEKKVADMSARDEASRRFVADMSHELRTPLTAITAVTEVLEEELDAETGSVDPMIEPAVRLVVSETRRLNDLVENLMEVTRFDAGTARLVLDDVDIADQITACIDARAWLDAVDLDAERGIMVRLDPRRLDVILANLIGNALKHGGSPVKVSVRLAGDKLVIAVRDGGPGIPEDVLPHVFDRFYKASASRPRSEGSGLGLSIALENAHIHGGEITAANSAEGGAVFTLWLPRDSSDAEDERAEGGQA from the coding sequence GTGACCAAACCGCACGACAAGCTCCGCGGCTGGGCCGCGGCGCGCAAGGCGATACTGGCAGGGCTGCGCTTCACCAGCCTGCGGCTGCGACTGGTCGTCGTGTTCGGCCTGGTGGCGCTCACCGCGGCGGTCTCCGCGTCCGGCATCGCGTACTGGCTCAACCGCGAGGCCGTCCTGACGCGCGCGCAGGACGCGGCGCTCAAGGACTTCCGCCAGCAGATGCAGACGCGCGCGGGCGCGCTCCAGACGCACCCCTCGCAGGAGGAACTCCAGTCCGCCGCCGGGCAGATGGCGACCAGCAGCCAGCGCTACAGCGTGCTCCTGGTCGCGGCCAAGAAGGGCGGCGGGCAGATCGTCGGCTACTCCGACCTGGACGAGTTCACGCTCGCCAAGGTGCCGGGATCGCTGCAGAAGGCGGTCAACAAGGAGCAGCCGGTCACCTCGGGCAACAAGAGCACGTACCACCTGTACTGGCAGCGCACCGTCGTCCACGGCACGCCCTACCTGGTGGGCGGCGCCAAGGTGAACGGCGGCGGCCCGACCGGGTACATGCTCAAATCCCTCGAACCGGAGGCGAAGGACCTGAGTTCGCTCGGCTGGTCGCTCGCGATCGCCACGGGGCTCGCCCTGATCGGCTCGGCGCTGCTCGCGCAGGCCGCCGCGACGACCGTACTCAAACCCGTGCACCGGCTCGGCGTCGCGGCGCGGCGGCTCGGCGAGGGCAAGCTCGACACCCGCCTGCGGGTCTCGGGCACGGACGAACTCGCCGATCTCTCCCGGACGTTCAACAGCACGGCGGAGAGCCTGGAGAAGAAGGTCGCCGACATGAGCGCCCGCGACGAGGCGTCGCGCCGCTTCGTCGCCGACATGTCGCACGAGCTGCGCACCCCGCTGACCGCGATCACCGCGGTGACCGAGGTCCTCGAGGAGGAGCTCGACGCGGAGACCGGCTCGGTCGACCCGATGATCGAGCCCGCCGTACGACTGGTGGTGAGCGAGACGCGGCGCCTCAACGACCTGGTGGAGAACCTCATGGAGGTCACCAGGTTCGACGCGGGCACCGCGCGGCTCGTCCTGGACGACGTGGACATCGCCGACCAGATCACCGCGTGCATCGACGCGCGCGCCTGGCTCGACGCGGTCGACCTCGACGCGGAGCGCGGCATCATGGTGCGCCTGGACCCGCGCCGCCTCGACGTGATCCTCGCCAACCTCATCGGCAACGCCCTCAAGCACGGCGGCTCCCCGGTGAAGGTCTCGGTGCGCCTGGCGGGCGACAAGCTCGTCATCGCCGTACGGGACGGGGGCCCCGGCATCCCCGAGGACGTGCTGCCGCACGTCTTCGACCGCTTCTACAAGGCGAGCGCGTCCCGGCCGCGTTCCGAGGGCAGTGGCCTCGGGCTCTCCATCGCGCTGGAGAACGCGCACATCCACGGCGGCGAGATCACGGCCGCCAACTCGGCCGAGGGCGGCGCGGTGTTCACGCTGTGGCTGCCGCGCGACAGCTCCGACGCCGAGGACGAGCGGGCCGAAGGGGGCCAGGCATGA